The Desulfuromonas acetexigens genome has a segment encoding these proteins:
- a CDS encoding DUF721 domain-containing protein produces the protein MSRESRPRMRRAARIGALVEDVLHARGFEDKIREYRTWLIWDETVGPQIAARARPVRIRDGVLEIRVDQPVWMQQLQLMKPMLLGRLNDRLGGAVLRDLFLRQGKNAPVVPPPVPPAPPAWLKVALDDNDRAEIEATLGSLDDPELKEQLRRVLTRQKQLSKSKGGS, from the coding sequence GTGAGTCGGGAAAGCCGCCCGCGCATGCGCCGGGCCGCCCGCATCGGCGCCCTGGTCGAGGATGTCCTTCACGCCCGGGGTTTCGAGGACAAGATCCGCGAATACCGCACCTGGCTGATCTGGGATGAAACCGTCGGCCCGCAAATCGCCGCCCGCGCCCGACCGGTGCGCATCCGCGACGGGGTGCTGGAAATCCGCGTCGACCAGCCGGTATGGATGCAACAGTTGCAGCTGATGAAGCCGATGCTCCTCGGCCGTCTCAATGACCGCCTGGGGGGCGCGGTGCTCCGCGACCTCTTCCTGCGCCAGGGGAAGAATGCGCCGGTCGTCCCCCCGCCCGTCCCTCCAGCCCCGCCCGCCTGGCTCAAGGTCGCGCTCGATGACAACGATCGGGCGGAGATCGAAGCCACCCTCGGCTCCCTTGACGATCCCGAACTGAAAGAACAACTGCGCCGCGTCCTCACCCGCCAGAAACAGCTCAGTAAAAGTAAAGGCGGTTCCTGA
- a CDS encoding methyltransferase produces MDLSPGQKRLIYTLFALSGCVALVYEVLWTKYLILTFGATIEVVSLVTATFMAGLAGGSLLLGRYADRNRRLLLVYALLEGGIALFALTFPQALDLVEAVYIRSRQALPDHPGLTTLLHLTLAALLLLPPAVCMGGTLPIMCRFFVKRRLSGEIGKLYALNTLGATLGAFGAGYLLIPYFGLSLTGYLGVAVNGLIALLAWQLARKICRRAEGVALPPAPETPLQPLTGFAFLLVSVMLIGAYGLAYEILWTRVLLLFLGNTSYAFATMLSAYLVGIALGGAIYARRIRRTTNIPALFALLTVGMGASVALTVPFYDRLAHVFLAAHDLAGEHWWFLTLGYFLIAFAVMCVPTLLSGSLLPAAVAMLAPGPEQTGRGVGLIVLHNTLGAVLGSLLAGFVLIPQLGIQNSFRLLAALNILSGLALFVRFRACRAGRLAVPALALAGFSAVALPAAWNPAWMNSGIYCYAEKYLEMGGLEKVLSEERIIDVIEGTDTTVAVHESLDGQMRFFTVNGKTDGGTGRDMGTQLLVSHLPMLLHPQPRRALVIGLGTGISLRGLSAHPTEAIDCVEISPEVVKASAYFAEANGRVLDDPKVRLLVEDGRNLLLTERQSYDVIVSEPSNPWQTGNANLFTLDFYRLAARRLAADGIFCQWLGLYDITTENLRIACRTFLQVFPHALVYTSGSDLILVGSRQPLVMDYQRLAQRLAVPAIGAALTLAQVESPGELVAGHFLFTEEALRTFSAGTVLNTDDRSILEYSARHNIGKNTLGRFQRENMQALKSAAEKIFLPLDNLGANRTAVALALRDLAGGYAKVGRKQEAEHFMKMAEEL; encoded by the coding sequence ATGGACCTGTCCCCTGGTCAGAAACGCCTGATTTATACGCTCTTTGCCCTCTCCGGCTGTGTTGCCCTGGTCTACGAGGTACTCTGGACCAAGTACCTGATTCTGACCTTCGGCGCCACCATCGAAGTGGTCAGTCTGGTGACCGCCACCTTCATGGCGGGGCTTGCCGGCGGCAGTCTGTTGCTGGGTCGTTACGCCGACCGTAACCGGCGCCTGCTGCTGGTCTATGCCCTGCTCGAAGGGGGCATCGCTCTCTTCGCCCTGACCTTTCCGCAAGCCCTCGATCTGGTCGAGGCGGTCTACATCCGCTCGCGCCAGGCCTTGCCCGATCATCCCGGCTTGACGACCCTGCTGCATTTGACCCTGGCGGCGCTGCTGCTCTTGCCGCCGGCGGTCTGCATGGGCGGCACCCTGCCGATCATGTGCCGCTTTTTCGTCAAAAGACGCTTGAGCGGCGAAATCGGCAAGCTCTACGCCCTCAACACCCTGGGGGCGACCCTCGGCGCTTTCGGGGCGGGCTATCTGCTGATTCCGTATTTTGGTCTGTCTTTGACGGGGTATCTCGGGGTCGCGGTCAATGGGCTCATTGCTCTTCTCGCCTGGCAGCTGGCACGGAAAATCTGCCGGAGGGCGGAAGGGGTCGCTCTTCCCCCGGCTCCGGAGACGCCCCTGCAGCCGCTGACCGGTTTCGCCTTTCTGCTGGTCAGCGTCATGCTCATCGGCGCTTACGGTTTGGCTTACGAAATCCTCTGGACGCGGGTGCTGCTCCTCTTCCTCGGCAACACCAGCTACGCTTTCGCCACCATGCTCAGCGCCTATCTGGTGGGGATCGCCCTGGGCGGCGCCATCTACGCCCGGCGGATTCGCCGAACCACGAACATCCCCGCGCTCTTCGCCCTGCTTACCGTCGGCATGGGCGCCTCGGTGGCTTTGACCGTCCCTTTCTATGACCGCCTCGCCCACGTTTTTCTTGCCGCGCACGATCTGGCGGGGGAGCACTGGTGGTTTCTGACCCTCGGCTATTTCCTCATCGCCTTTGCCGTCATGTGCGTACCGACCCTCCTTTCCGGCTCCCTGCTGCCGGCGGCGGTGGCCATGCTCGCCCCCGGCCCCGAGCAGACCGGGCGTGGCGTCGGCCTGATCGTGCTGCATAACACCCTGGGGGCGGTCCTGGGCAGTCTCCTCGCCGGCTTTGTCCTCATTCCCCAGCTCGGCATCCAGAACAGCTTCCGCCTGCTCGCCGCCCTCAATATCCTTTCCGGGCTGGCGCTCTTTGTCCGTTTCCGGGCCTGCCGCGCCGGGCGTCTCGCGGTACCGGCCCTGGCCTTGGCGGGATTCTCCGCCGTGGCGTTGCCGGCCGCCTGGAATCCGGCCTGGATGAACAGCGGCATTTATTGCTACGCGGAAAAATACCTGGAGATGGGCGGGCTGGAGAAGGTGCTGAGCGAGGAGCGAATCATCGACGTCATCGAAGGGACCGACACGACCGTGGCGGTACATGAAAGCCTGGATGGGCAGATGCGTTTCTTTACCGTGAACGGCAAGACCGACGGCGGCACCGGGCGCGATATGGGGACGCAGCTCCTGGTCAGCCACCTGCCCATGCTTCTTCATCCGCAGCCCCGGCGGGCGTTGGTCATCGGCCTGGGGACGGGGATCTCCTTGCGCGGACTTTCCGCCCACCCGACGGAGGCCATCGACTGCGTCGAGATTTCGCCGGAAGTGGTTAAAGCCTCGGCGTATTTTGCCGAGGCCAACGGCCGGGTGCTGGATGATCCCAAGGTGCGCCTGCTGGTCGAGGATGGGCGCAACCTGCTCCTCACGGAACGGCAAAGTTACGATGTTATCGTCTCCGAGCCCTCCAATCCCTGGCAGACCGGCAATGCCAATCTCTTCACTCTCGATTTTTACCGGCTGGCGGCACGGCGGCTGGCGGCGGACGGCATTTTCTGCCAGTGGCTCGGCCTCTACGACATCACCACGGAAAATCTGCGTATCGCCTGCCGCACCTTTCTCCAAGTCTTTCCCCACGCCCTCGTTTACACCTCGGGCTCGGACCTGATTCTGGTCGGCTCGCGGCAACCGCTGGTCATGGACTATCAGCGCCTGGCGCAACGCCTGGCGGTTCCGGCTATCGGCGCGGCCCTGACGCTGGCCCAGGTGGAGAGCCCGGGAGAGTTGGTGGCCGGACACTTCCTCTTTACCGAGGAGGCGCTGCGTACCTTCAGTGCGGGGACGGTGCTCAACACCGACGACCGGTCGATTCTCGAATATTCCGCCCGGCACAATATCGGGAAAAATACCCTGGGCCGGTTCCAGCGGGAAAACATGCAGGCCTTGAAATCGGCCGCCGAAAAGATTTTCCTCCCTCTTGACAACCTCGGCGCAAATCGCACCGCCGTCGCCCTGGCCCTGCGCGACCTCGCCGGCGGCTACGCCAAGGTCGGCCGCAAGCAGGAGGCGGAACATTTCATGAAAATGGCCGAGGAGTTATAG
- the malQ gene encoding 4-alpha-glucanotransferase, which produces MPIPRSSGVLLHPTSLPGRFGLGDLGGEAFAFVDFLAAAGQSWWQILPLGPTGYGHSPYSAYSAFAGNPLLISLERLVECGELEAADIGGIAMAEGVAHFGFVQGLKERLLRKAARTFAAEAPRPRRDAFDRFCLDQAFWLNDHAIFQALRRQFKDQSWSRWPEGIRRREQSALHHWGSELAEAIHVHKYAQFVFFEQWHILKDYANRKGVGLIGDIPIFVAFDSADVWANPELFHLDATEQPTVVAGVPPDYFSKTGQRWGNPLYRWERMVEDDFAWWLTRFRANLALTDLVRIDHFRGFEACWTIPAEEPTAVNGSWEPVPGTALFNRLRQELGEDLPLIAEDLGIITPEVEALRDGFGLPGMKILHFAFGGDADNPYLPHNLTRDCVVYTGTHDNDTSLGWWKSLAKAERDRVREYLGHGGREMPWDLIRLAQASVAQLCILPLQDLLGLGADARMNTPGLATGNWGWRYRPGDLKPEIAERLSRLAAVYGRVRRPLS; this is translated from the coding sequence ATGCCCATTCCCCGCTCCAGCGGCGTTCTGCTTCACCCCACTTCCCTGCCCGGCCGCTTCGGTCTCGGTGACCTCGGCGGAGAAGCCTTTGCTTTTGTCGATTTTCTTGCCGCCGCCGGGCAGAGCTGGTGGCAGATTCTGCCTCTCGGTCCCACCGGTTACGGCCATTCCCCCTACAGCGCCTACTCCGCCTTCGCCGGCAATCCCCTGCTGATCAGCCTGGAGCGGCTGGTGGAATGCGGCGAACTGGAGGCGGCCGACATCGGCGGTATCGCCATGGCCGAAGGGGTCGCCCATTTCGGCTTCGTCCAGGGGCTCAAGGAGCGCCTGCTGCGCAAGGCCGCCCGGACCTTCGCCGCCGAGGCCCCGAGACCCCGACGGGACGCCTTCGACCGCTTCTGTCTCGACCAGGCTTTCTGGCTCAACGATCACGCCATTTTCCAGGCTCTGCGCCGCCAGTTCAAGGATCAGTCCTGGAGCCGCTGGCCGGAAGGGATCCGCCGCCGCGAGCAGAGCGCCCTGCATCATTGGGGGTCGGAGCTGGCCGAGGCGATCCATGTCCACAAATATGCCCAGTTCGTCTTTTTCGAGCAGTGGCACATCCTCAAGGATTACGCCAACCGCAAGGGCGTCGGCCTGATCGGCGACATCCCCATCTTCGTCGCCTTCGATTCCGCCGACGTCTGGGCCAATCCTGAGCTTTTCCATCTCGATGCAACGGAGCAACCGACGGTCGTCGCCGGGGTGCCCCCCGACTACTTCAGCAAAACAGGCCAGCGCTGGGGCAATCCCCTCTATCGCTGGGAGCGGATGGTCGAGGACGACTTCGCCTGGTGGCTGACCCGTTTCCGGGCCAACCTCGCCCTCACCGACCTGGTGCGTATCGACCACTTTCGCGGTTTCGAGGCCTGCTGGACGATTCCCGCCGAGGAGCCGACCGCCGTCAACGGGAGTTGGGAGCCGGTGCCGGGGACGGCGCTCTTCAACCGACTGCGCCAGGAGTTGGGTGAAGATCTGCCGCTCATCGCCGAGGATCTCGGCATCATCACCCCCGAGGTGGAAGCGCTCCGCGACGGCTTTGGCCTGCCGGGAATGAAGATTCTGCACTTCGCCTTTGGCGGCGATGCCGACAACCCCTACCTGCCCCACAATCTGACCCGCGACTGCGTCGTCTACACCGGCACCCACGACAACGACACCAGTCTCGGCTGGTGGAAATCCCTCGCCAAGGCCGAACGGGACCGGGTGCGGGAGTACCTCGGCCACGGCGGGCGGGAGATGCCCTGGGATCTGATCCGCCTGGCCCAGGCGAGCGTCGCCCAACTCTGCATCCTCCCCCTGCAGGATCTTCTCGGTCTCGGCGCCGACGCCCGCATGAACACCCCCGGCCTGGCCACCGGCAACTGGGGCTGGCGCTACCGTCCCGGGGATCTCAAGCCGGAAATCGCCGAACGTCTTTCCCGGCTCGCCGCCGTCTACGGCCGCGTCCGTCGCCCGTTATCCTGA